gtgaccgacatagcatgcagaattgctaaaatcaagtggcagtgggcgggacacatagctcgtagagacgatggccattggggcagaaaatttcttgagtggcaaccacgggctggaagacgtagcgtgggcaggcctcctactaggtggaccgacgatctggtaaaggtcgcgggaagaacctgaatgcgggcagcgcaggactgttcattatgaaaaacctatggaaaacccaaaggcctctcgcctttgtccagcagtgaacgtcatttggctgtaacgacgaaataggaaagaatgtaactatcaaaaatcttctctaaggcagcatttttccaatttcgcaacgagcgcggcaatcacacttaactaacagactaacagagagcatagcgaaatctattttaatcaccaattttcaaaactctcggaacactttccaggtaaccacgttaatttgtaccaaacgactggactataattaaattgatataaaaatttgggtacatcttctcaaaaacaaaagaactggtgctaaaagggttaagtgacgctttgacatttgtagagggccttgtagaaggggaggctatggtgctgaatgtggattaactcgagtgtcatagtaacttattagactgctaagcttgatgataaaaagaaaaatattttattcaatgtacgaTGGTACGATGATAAttagaagtccgaactgcagttgtcacgttgcattgctacgcgccaaagcagattttcgttgtgctgaaaaagtttagtttatcttttcattaaatgataggtaaataggtgtaccagaatctcatggcaaacaaaaatattggaaaagtgtgtctttcatatggcaaatgtatatggctttattgtcacctgtcaaagtaaatcaagtgaactgtcagtcgctgcagaaattttgtaatctcttcatgcctatttgttatttttgtaaaaaagtcgaaaaagctcaagcaagtcatattgttttcaatgtgtattgtaaaataaggcataattcaaagtcaatctttgattttaaagcgcgtcgttgagttgacagtaagttggagtgaaattggatacatttagtttattgcctaacagaaggagggttttttttaaatattattcttataatatatggtttaaacaaaacgtgggatttttttaaatctcaggtcttttgaacgcacatcaaaagacctgagatttaaaaaaatcccacgttttgtttaaacagtaagcgaaaaaaaagtgacttgaaaatggaatacaaaatgataaggtatggtaaatgataagtctttatcaatgaagaagcagaagttcaatttcatgtgtcctccatctagatGTTGGAACTAAACTAAACTAgcctaggctagtttccatcgtcactcaaagtttggctgcggtctcaaatttggacttaattgaggtattttttgggtgagagacataagaactaatgccgttttatatcaaaaattcatacttaaatgtaatcaaccaggtacaaagtatttcctcgtatgttagtctgccactctttagtaagtcccgaaatccccgcttcggctcccctactaaccattctaaccattgtacacagataatatcttacatgcagcttttcatgttactacgtcacattttcaaaatccgcgcggaaaatcgctccgagcagaagagcgcactttgagcttgaatatttcagtcatttttaaagatatcaaaaaagtaaaaatacagtattcattctaattttttgtagttttttttggcatcttcagcaaaaattgtgcgccatgtccattagtaaaataataataaaatgctttGCTACCAACCATCTGGTAAACAAAATACAGGAGgatttacttttttcattttatattattcatttcgTAATAACAATATACATGCACATTTTCATAAAGTTTTTtcacagttttaattaaatcaaataCTGAAGACTGATATAACTTAGTTGTACCATCTAAATCTACCCGTACTCGTTTAATCGTTGAGTCAGAAAACGTTATTCATGTAGTTACTCGTAGAGATGTATTACAGTAACACCcaaatgttaaattaaatattttttaaattgagtCATAGCTAAAGAGACAACGAGAGCGATCAGTGTacctaatataaatattaataattggaCTCTATTTAAGATCCCTAtaatatgagtttttttttcttataatatGAGTGAAATACTCTTAAGTTAATTTGCTAACAAATTctaaaaaagaaataacaaaTAAGGAACCTCACAACTTATAATGACAACGTCCGTATTTTTAATTTGGTACTTGGGCACTTAGAGAATATGATTTGTACCTACCACCTGGGTAATAAAATCCGTTGTTTGAGAAGCGGCCTCTACCGCGTGTACAAAGATAGTTCATAATTCAAGACCATGACAATAATTGGTGTATTGTTTGACTGGCGcatatatttatatatttatttttgccAAGTGTCACATGACTTTCAACGTAGTAAATTTTATATTGGTTAATTTTCTTGGTGATTCAAATGATTACAGCTATTAACATGGGCAACTAACCACAATAGAACATTAGTCAAGTAGGTAActgtattattaattaaacaatgaGCTTTTAGACAGTGTATAATGGTTAGACataacaaaaaatgtttcaGTGTTATTTAATAATGCTACCAAAAAGGTacctaaaaaaaatcaatatttgaaaaaaaaatggaaattcTTTTCAGCGCCTTTAATAATACCAAATTTTTGTTTTGATGTGTACTTACTAACGGTTTTATATTAATACTAACTCAAATACTTAGTACCTACTTTTGTTTCGTTGATTAACACGTTATACTTTAATTGTGTTACGAATCTTACAAAGTTATTAGCAGTTTTGAATACTGATCACAATTTTCAGGCACCTCAGATTATCAGGCTTTAATCCGAAATCTACATGCAAGTATAGGTGTAGGTACTTGGACTTATTTAAGCAGGCTAAGGTTGAAACGAAACGGGATAAATATTTTACTTCCCTCCAATGAGCTTTATCTAGCAGAGAATTTTCTAAATGCAAACTTACTTTTGTGTAGGTCTGTTGAACGTGCACATAGTTGACGGCTTAGCAGTTAATCTAAGAGTAAATCTTTGGTATCTCAGCGAATTGGTTCATAATGTTATCAGGCAAATATTAGCATTGTTGTCGTTAGCAGCACCGCCGACCTTGCGACACACGTATGGATCCATATTTTAACCTAATAATCGCATACACCTGGTGTTGTTTTTTTACGGTGTGCAAAGGTTACTTCACTTGCTCCAAATAGGGCTAGTATGTATACATAGTATATTAAACAAACATGCCTGCCGTTTACTATGATATCTATTAGGTAATAAAATAATGCTAATCTCATTTAAGTCGATTAGGTGCACGTCATTCACCACTTTAAATAACTTCTGATTCATCTTTGATACGCACCCAATCACAATTTATCATAAGCTAGTGAAAATAGAGCTAGGTGGAAAATATCCATTACAATTAATATGTAGTGTTTGATGAATTGTAATTCTTATCTAAGGACTTTATTACaacgaaaaataattaatatgcgGGAAAATGCATTTTCCTCTTGTctgagtaataataataaaacagacAATATTCGCAAGAGTAACTTTAAGCACAgttcttaatttattaaataaaacttataagACCCATAAAAACTTAAAGGACCCGTGTATGTGGCACCCAGAATTAATATTCCTTTATGCCAAGCCCTAATATGCAATGTTTGTCTCATAAGGTAAAGCAAGTTTTTACAGATTTGCAACCGgaaaatattagatttttgAGTCATACGTGTGGGTTTCCTATAAAATACCTATATCCATCGTTTGTGTCAACAGTTTAATCGACTGTGTACTACATTTGTCTGTTGTGTCTTGTTTTAATATCCGTGATAGAATCTGGCACCGATACGAATTGCGAAGTCATAAGTGTGCTTTTTATTGAGCACTGGCTTAACCAATATCTTATTTGCCTTGGAGATTTTTTTCTACACCTATCCATTTTTTGTCCGCAAGGTCTGCGCTGGAGTGTCCGTCCTTGGACAATGGTGACAGCTACACTCAGTCCGAGTTCCTCTCGCGGCTCGCCAACGAGTGCCGCTACGACCGACTGCTGCTGCCCACCTACCAGACCCGGGACGTAGTCTACGTCCACGCCAGTGCATACGTGTACTTCATTCAACCCGCAGAGGCCCACGATTTGGTGAGATTTGCAATTTATATCGAAGTTGCAAAGCGCATGCAAAGTTGGAATcggtaaattataatattaattgacTTTGCCATCTACAAAGATCTCATAACAACTTTCTTGTTTCATATCTTTTTCAGAATTTCAAATTGCACTTTCTTTTGCAATTGCGTTGGACCGATCCACGGTTGGCCTACACTCTATATTCGCCCGAGCGATCCAAGATCATCGGCGAGAGTGACTTGCGGCAGCGCATCTGGGTGCCGCACCTGTACATGTCCAACGAGCAGTCGTCCAGCCTCATGGGCACCGACAGCAAGGATGTGCTCATCTCCATCGCGCCAGACGGCGAGGTGCTGTTCAGCCGAAGGATGCAAGCAGTTCTCTATTGTTGGATGAACCTGCAGAAGTTTCCGTTCGACGATCAAACATGTTCAATGAATTTAGAAAGCTGTGAGTAGTACTTAATGCAGTACCTATTACAATTTTTTATTCGTATAGATCTGTTCTAAAAACGGCAGTTTCATTTCTAACATAACGACAACTGTTTTCTGAAATAGCTTGAtgatcattaatttattattcattctAAGGGACAGTCGAATAACAACATTAACAACCCTATTGATAGTACCGTCAACTGTAATAGCCATAATGGTCTAATAATGTACGTGAAGGTCAGACATTACTAAACTTTGCTAAGTATTGtcttaggtaggtacgtaccttcttaagacattttttttaaatcactatTAATACCTAGCCGATAACTAATCAGggctttaggtaggtactaatggcGGCTAGATAATAAACAAGCCATTTAATGTAAacgtaaatactatttttttttacagggaAATATAATGCATCGATATTACGGCTGATGTGGGAGCGAGACAACCCAGTCCGATTGTCTTCGGAGTTGCATCTTACTGAATATTCCCTAATGGATTTTTGGACAAACGAGTCCGTTGTCCGAGGAGATATTGTAAATATGCGACTCGGGGGAGGTAGATGTAATGTCATTTTCTATGTTTGTgccgttttgtatttttttattggggCTTTCCTGATGTCACTATAACTTAAAGCCTTTAATAAAATGGTGACATTATTCCAAGCCTCTTGTAGAACATAAATTTACATAATTCGTATGTTACAGCGGGAAATTACAGCGCTCTCAAGTTCACCTTCAAACTAGGCCGAGAAGTAGGCTACTACCTCATGGATTATTTCATTCCGTCTATGATGATAGTTGCCATGTCGTGGGTCACGTTCTGGCTGCAAGCAGATGCTTCAGCACCTAGGATTACTTTAGgtaagttattaaataaattctataaacccAACAGAAATTAaagaagatatttattttacaaggaGAGTCCCAGATAGGTCACTTTGTTTGTGGAGGAATTTCCTTAAACCCGGGATTACGGTTTTCTAACTTACACTGTATTTCGAAAGGCATCTATCTACCTACTTGTGCGTATAAATCATTGGCAATTCAGTAAATCCAGAACTACCTGGTTGTGACAGAGTCTAAACTACGAGTACTACGAGACGAGTAAAATAGTTGAAATGCAAAGTTACCTGAAATCTGTGATCTATTTCAGGAACAAGCACCATGTTGTCGTTCATCACTTTGGCGTCTTCCCAAGCGAAGACTCTACCAAAGGTTTCATACATCAAGGCGAGTGAGATATGGTTCCTGGGATGTATTGGATTCATTTTCTCTGCACTCGTGGAATTCGCTTTTGTTAATACCATCTGGCGAAGaaagtaagtaaaaaaaaacagttctcAGTTGAAAATTATTTGGAACAGAAAACCCAATAATTTAAAATCTGTATTGATGTAGAATGTTTTTTACACATTCAAGATACCAATGTTAGAAGTTACGTAGAAACAGGATATTTGATGAACGAATgtcataaattttaattaaaaatgatagaCGGCTTTGCTTACGTTATGCATCAGCTCGATATTAACAAATGTTTGTATACTTCAGTAAACACGAGAGTATAGGCACATGACACTGTTTACCAAGTAGTAGTGCGGTGTGGTCCTCTGCTAAGACTATCTCCGTGTGTCAAAAGTAGCCTTAATAGATCAATCACTgctgcgcacgcgccgcgccgTCACATGTCTTACCTACACATGCTAGGCCTAATTGGAGTATTATATTCGTCAAGTACAACGATCTTTGCACATTCTGTCGTTATTCTCGAAACTCAATTCAAGCTGAAGGGCTATCTTGGCTGATCATACCTTTAATAAAAGTTAATCTAGAATACGGTCTTAAGTATTTCTGTCGTCTTTATATTTATTCTATTCATGCCACATTTCGTTAGAATacatattaggtaggtatacacgACTAGGCTTGATTTGATTTCGTCTTACTGTAAAATGACATTAATAAACCTCATAATTGAAATTCCAGGAAAGTGGTTAACCTGAAGAAGGTGAACAGCAAGTACATTCTAAAGAGCACGCTGACACCGCGGCTGGCGCGCAAGGAGCTTCAGAAGGAACTTCAGGAGTCTTCACCACAGCTCACCAAGTCGCGCTCCTGCTCCTCGCTCAACCAGGACCACAGCTCCGACCCCGCCGGCCCGGGATACAACAACTACCTTACAGTACACGTGAGTggaattatgattttttttctacCATGGAGTGTGATTTAAgtgatatcaaaattaaaactcGTTAATTCTTTCGGAGACCAAGATTCATTGGATTGTACAAAATAGGCAATTGTTTATTATGTTAGATACCTACATTATATTATGATTACTTATATCTTTAGAGAATTTCATGTGAGAAAATAACCCACATCTGTTTAGTTTAACTGAGTTCAATGTCCCGATGCATTTAATTACCTATGACAATAGGTATCTTCAATGTTACTTATGTCAATATGTAAGTAGATTTTGACTTGTTACACTGTAGGTTTACCATTGTTCGTATTCAAACTCAGAACTATTAATTTTTATGTCTGTGGCATAATTTTTTTAACGGCCCGGTGCGTAATTATGCTCATAAGAATCGTGCGTTAGTAATATTTTTTCCTTTGAAAGTCACCTGTAAACATGTTTACTCCGTTAGATAGCAATTTTTTATCTATCCAGCGATATTGTTAACTGTCGAAACTTTATGAACCGTAGCACTTTCCGACTGAATACTTAACCTGACAAAGTGAATCCGAGTTCCCCTGGGAAAATCgataatttcaatttaaaaaaaatagtttaaatgcGACTCTTATTGTCTTCTCCATTCTAAACAATGTCCCCTTAATATCCCCAGAGCTTCCCATCGGCCCTGAACCTGCCGACGATCACGACGCAGAGCTTCGACGAGCTGGTGCCGAGTGGCAAGCAGCAGCCGGGCGCCGGCAGCGACAACTCGGACGAGCCGCCCAAGCACCACACCTGGACCACCATGACCCCGCAGGAGATCGCCACCTGGATTGACAAACGCTCCCGAGTCCTCTTCCCGCTTCTATTCATTTTCTTCAACATCATCTACTGGACCTTCGTCTACTGCCTATGACGAATTAACAACAAAAACCCAGCCACGTCAAGTCTTACTCGGATAGGGAGTCAGTTACTCATATAAATTGACCCGCTGTTGAACTACCTGCTGGGAATTAACTTTGAAATAATGATCGAGGAAAACAATACCGTCTTGGTTTTAACTTAGAACCGCAGTTTTGTATTGTCGACCATTGAAAAATAGGTATACTCATGCAATTACTCATATATATTTGCCTGACCATTAAAATCACTTTAATATAATTACCTACATGCGTTAACTATGCATGTAGGTAGCGAATATCTAGGTAGTACCTAATTTTCAATGGTATGATCAAACTATGAAACTTTTCGTGGccatatttgtatttttgtattaaaGTAAACAATAAAGTTCCTCAATGTTTGAAATTGCGAGCCTTGCCTGGTAAAAGTCGATAGTCTTTGTAGTAGTTAGCATTAACCAGTAGCTCGGTTCATCTTACGATTAGAATAGTTAATTTAGATTACCCAATAATCTCTTTTCCTTATTTTTTGCGCACTAGGTAAAAAGTTGTCATTATAATGACAAAGTCTTCTCAATGTCCACAAAAACGTTTCTAGAGAGATCTAGTCCATTAAAATGTTAGGAAAATAGTAGTAGATGTCTGTTGAAAATCACTGGTAACCTAGTGACGATAAAATAGTGACGTTTTATAGTGGCGATATTCTTTAAAACAGTAGGTATTACTTTAAAAATGTTTCATAATACAATTTCAGTTAAGTAGGTgtttacctaaatatttttattttattacctactttaagTTTTAACTTTACATCGAAGAGTTTTTTAATGGCAGCGTTGCATTTACATGGTTGTGCATCGGATAAGTAGAAAAAATCGGGATTTTGAAATCCCTAATATGCCtaatgagattatttttatgtagaacaaaatagttatagttatttattaagtaatttaagaTCATGAATACTGTAATCTCATTaatacaaacatttattttattttattattcttttttGTCGCCATTTGAAGATGCAAGGATGTAGCTAACctagtaaataatttaaaaaaacgaAACAATTCCCAAGACCTCAAATAATTCAGCTGTTTCAGTAAGTAAATACTCTCTGTTACCATAAAGAACAACTTGGTAACACACAGTTAAGCAcccaaagattttatttatcttatatATTTACCTAGAATAACAAGATCGATCttgattattaaatattttcttaaagaGGTTTTTCAGTCAGATAAAAACATTTAAGTGGATCACATTTAATTTACTCATAAACGAACACAACAAAATTACACAGAAAAACTAATAAACAACTTTGTATATTATTGATATTCATAAGAAACAATTAAATTCACTTCCCTGCTAAGCAATGATGGGTGATCGTTACAAATAATAGAGAATATTAAAGTCATTATAGCATTATTGCTAGTAATCGGTATCGGTTAATCTTTACAGGATGAATAAAACAGTTAGGtacatatttaataatttatgtaatgtcGTATTTGAATTTTTTCATAAGAAACAAAGGTCATGTTAATCTACCTAAGTTAAACGTAGCGTCTAAGACCGCATAAAACATACAGCCGATAACGATTACTTATAAGATCACCCATCGCTACTACATCACAATCTAAACTAATTGCACTATTATTGAAACTAAGACAGTGCATCATACAAATAACACCCTTCTTTTATTGTAGCGGAAGAAGCAGGCATCCACTTTTCTATCGATTATATTTTACCGAATTCTTTAATATCTCTAAACAGCAATTTATCAAATTTTAAGGTTGTCTTTTGAAAATTTCACACAAAATcgaaaataatatataaataatattcggCCTTGCGGCCTTGTTATATTTCTTGCTACGAGACTACGATATGTCGTAGCATCGTAGCTTTGTTGTAATCGattaattatgtagttaaaCCACAGtaattgttattaatattaaatgatGATAAATACATTGCAAAATCTGCAATATCATCTTCGAAAAATATGTTATTAGGCATTAGGCATTTCTTTAAGCATTCGATAATGGAGCACTCGGCAAACAAAAGTTTATAGTTAGTAGGTTTTATGCTGTTAATGGTTTGAAAGAGTTCTACATATTATATTCATTCCACAATGGTCACTCCAAATCTATCATCTTAGCGAAAAATATTCATCTTTTTTCAGGAAAAGATGGATGTTACAAAGATCAGGACAAAACTTTAATTTATAACTTTCAAGACTAGTAACCTGTTGAAAGTTATCCACTGGCAACATAGGTACAGCACGTTTATTAGAGAGAAACATAGAGATAATGTTTTCTGAGGTGCTTTCCATGGTCAACCATATCCGAATAGTTATTGACGCGTTCCGATGCGAATGCGTCGAAGGATTCAAGGCGCGGCCGCGTCGCCCGGCCGCGGGGCCACCATGACGAGGCTGTCGTCGCTCGAGTACCGCTTCATAGTCGCCGCACTGGCCTGGCTGCATAGATACACAAGAATTCAATAACAGGTATAATTAAAAGGCGTAAATGGTACGCCTATCAATAaggaaaataactttttatttgatttgatttgatttgattttttcctcGAAAGATTTTGGCAAAGTGCGAATATACAGGTGATGCATCACAAATACATTCTTGACCGACTTTTAAAACGTCTTTAGTGGGTAGACAGACCTTGAGTATTTAAGTATTCTAAACAAGTACACTTAAAACTTTTGTATTATAAATTTTCATTCACAAGCAGTATCAAAGTAAAGGTTGCAACGCAACCTTAACTTTACCTgtcatttacttatttattcgcGCTATTCGTTTTCATATACAAACTTCGACAGTGTGGGTTAATGTTGAACGCTCGTTGGTGGTGGTTGGTAGTCTTTGAGAGAACctttacttaatttatttcatgaagTATGCCTCTTCTCACGGCTTTGAGTCTGTTTAGGTGTGTAAACTAACTACATTGTATTTTGAAACTCTTTCTTTCTTAACAAAAACTTAATAGGTACTTAGTATGTATGAATTTTCAGATTCGTATAAAAAATTTCACCCCTTCATCAATATTTTTGCGACAAAAAGTAACAATGTCTTTCATGAAGGCACAATAACCAATAAGAAAATTAGTTCATCAATTCGCCAAATATCAGCATAGATTATAATGTAAGCACAATATTATAAGCGTCAAATGTCCGTAAGATAGTTTAGCGAGGCGAAATGATTTATTTTGTCATGCCAATGAACCTGTATCTGGTCCTTGGGCGTGGCGTGGGCGCCAGGCGCGGCAGGCGCTCGAAGGCGAGCGTGCCGCCCGAGCCCGAGCTCGAGCCGCGCCCCGACCCGCTCGAGCTCTCCGACCACGCCAGCTCCGACATGCTACAACACCACAAAGAACCCTCGTCACTGGTGGACACAGTCAACATTCAATAGTACATAAAGGAAATTCCCTCATCAAATCTATGAGGTAAAGACGCTTTCTGAGCTCGGGAAATATTCTGTCTTTACTAATGACAGACTAATATTTTCTTATGATTTCCTTTTGTCATAGGGGTATTGTGCTTCATCGTCGTTATGTGTGTGTGACTTTATTTTGTTATGTTTCAACGATTTTGTTGAAGTTTATGTTATTGTATTCGTTTTGAAAAAATAACTCTAAAAAATAACAGTACTCCTTATTCTTGGTGCATGTAACATGAAATGCACATTCTTTCAGCTGCTCGTGAAATAACACTAATTGTACTATTGTACCTATGCACTTACTGCTATTTACCTACCTTGTTGAGATAGGCGGAAGCCTGTAGGTGGGCGTGTATACGTCGTTACTCTCTGTGTACGTAGAGGCGTGGATCTCTTGTTGGTACAGCTCATATAATTGTCCAAGCTCAGGAGGTATACCAATGCtcatttctgaaaaaaaaaacatacaactTACTCATACATGTGCGAGAAAAAGACACAGAATGAATTCTTTACTAGAAATCCTAAATAACTTCGAACTTAGAAGCAAGCACGTAAATATTCACGAAATTAGTATTTTTCAACTATTCGACCACAACTCGGACTCTCGAATATCTCAAGAGTTCAGCACTGCAAGTCTAGTTGTAGAAGAGAAACCGCTCACCAGGCTATAGCATATGTAGTGATTTTGAAAC
This window of the Ostrinia nubilalis chromosome 9, ilOstNubi1.1, whole genome shotgun sequence genome carries:
- the LOC135074557 gene encoding pH-sensitive chloride channel 2-like isoform X2 gives rise to the protein MNLRTFLITHFIVIICKNVEGQKTQPSALECPSLDNGDSYTQSEFLSRLANECRYDRLLLPTYQTRDVVYVHASAYVYFIQPAEAHDLNFKLHFLLQLRWTDPRLAYTLYSPERSKIIGESDLRQRIWVPHLYMSNEQSSSLMGTDSKDVLISIAPDGEVLFSRRMQAVLYCWMNLQKFPFDDQTCSMNLESWKYNASILRLMWERDNPVRLSSELHLTEYSLMDFWTNESVVRGDIVNMRLGGAGNYSALKFTFKLGREVGYYLMDYFIPSMMIVAMSWVTFWLQADASAPRITLGTSTMLSFITLASSQAKTLPKVSYIKASEIWFLGCIGFIFSALVEFAFVNTIWRRKKVVNLKKVNSKYILKSTLTPRLARKELQKELQESSPQLTKSRSCSSLNQDHSSDPAGPGYNNYLTVHSFPSALNLPTITTQSFDELVPSGKQQPGAGSDNSDEPPKHHTWTTMTPQEIATWIDKRSRVLFPLLFIFFNIIYWTFVYCL
- the LOC135074557 gene encoding pH-sensitive chloride channel 2-like isoform X1, with translation MNLRTFLITHFIVIICKNVEGQKTQPSALECPSLDNGDSYTQSEFLSRLANECRYDRLLLPTYQTRDVVYVHASAYVYFIQPAEAHDLNFKLHFLLQLRWTDPRLAYTLYSPERSKIIGESDLRQRIWVPHLYMSNEQSSSLMGTDSKDVLISIAPDGEVLFSRRMQAVLYCWMNLQKFPFDDQTCSMNLESWKYNASILRLMWERDNPVRLSSELHLTEYSLMDFWTNESVVRGDIVNMRLGGGRSGNYSALKFTFKLGREVGYYLMDYFIPSMMIVAMSWVTFWLQADASAPRITLGTSTMLSFITLASSQAKTLPKVSYIKASEIWFLGCIGFIFSALVEFAFVNTIWRRKKVVNLKKVNSKYILKSTLTPRLARKELQKELQESSPQLTKSRSCSSLNQDHSSDPAGPGYNNYLTVHSFPSALNLPTITTQSFDELVPSGKQQPGAGSDNSDEPPKHHTWTTMTPQEIATWIDKRSRVLFPLLFIFFNIIYWTFVYCL